The Saxibacter everestensis genome has a window encoding:
- the nudC gene encoding NAD(+) diphosphatase — protein MSSIPAMTSDHTPSLPNASGERGGFRHRSLSRSALDRAYLYRNNPELFDELWRDEATRVIVVHNGQTLVYGDRLRYFSPADVGTGLLRIFLGVTLPDDADFDKPTAIVGVALSDDDAARLEPVAESWRALRDLATELSDRDIGALTELVAVSNWHRTHQFSPRTGTPTIPEQGGWVRRDPADNSEHFPRTDPAVIMAVIHPVGDDGEERILLAHNALFPSNRYSTLAGFVEPGESLESAVIREVFEETGVVVTDPRYLGSQPWPFPSSLMLGFFASAESTEIAIDGVEILDARWFTRGELFAAAASGEIELPGAASIAHQLIETWLGRPLP, from the coding sequence ATGAGCAGCATTCCGGCAATGACATCCGACCACACTCCCTCACTGCCGAATGCCTCTGGTGAACGGGGCGGATTCAGGCACCGCAGCTTGTCTCGTTCGGCTCTTGACCGCGCTTACCTCTACCGGAACAACCCGGAACTGTTCGATGAACTGTGGCGTGACGAGGCCACCAGAGTTATCGTCGTTCACAATGGCCAGACGTTGGTGTACGGCGACCGACTGCGCTACTTTTCGCCTGCGGACGTCGGTACCGGGCTGCTACGGATCTTTCTCGGCGTGACGCTGCCGGACGACGCCGACTTCGATAAGCCAACAGCAATTGTCGGCGTCGCCCTCTCGGACGACGATGCCGCCCGGCTGGAGCCGGTAGCTGAATCATGGCGCGCGCTGCGCGACCTCGCCACGGAGCTTTCCGATCGCGACATCGGCGCGCTGACCGAACTCGTCGCGGTCAGTAACTGGCATCGCACCCACCAGTTCAGCCCCCGCACCGGTACGCCGACAATCCCCGAGCAGGGCGGATGGGTCCGGCGGGATCCAGCCGACAACAGCGAACATTTTCCGCGTACCGATCCAGCCGTGATCATGGCCGTCATCCACCCGGTCGGTGATGACGGCGAGGAACGGATCCTGCTGGCGCACAACGCACTGTTCCCGTCGAACCGCTATTCCACCCTGGCCGGATTCGTGGAACCTGGGGAATCGTTGGAATCGGCGGTTATCCGTGAGGTCTTCGAAGAAACCGGCGTTGTGGTAACCGACCCGCGCTACCTCGGATCGCAGCCCTGGCCGTTTCCGTCCTCGCTGATGCTGGGCTTCTTCGCCTCTGCCGAATCAACCGAGATCGCAATCGACGGTGTGGAGATTCTCGATGCGCGCTGGTTCACCCGGGGCGAGCTATTCGCCGCCGCGGCCTCGGGAGAAATTGAGTTGCCGGGCGCGGCGTCAATTGCCCATCAGTTGATCGAGACCTGGCTGGGCCGGCCGCTTCCGTGA
- a CDS encoding phosphotransferase, with product MTLTPFRLAALASAALPDFAPSKVTMLPHSTDTLEALVSDDAGKQVTINVALNALEALRGDAERSVLLILTDKAAADLPFALPEVLGQASTSDVGSLRLSSSDDSADTHFDGEGQAFIFSALPGSPLSLEQLRPGPGLTASLGRALAAIHELNPDIVRDAGLPDYDADSYRQRRLAEVDQAAATGKVPARLLNRWEKQLENVALWRFQPTVCHGELSEDRVRAEGDRIVAVTGWAQLRVADPADDLAWLIASCDGTVIDSIMEAYSQARGEAPGPMLRRRAELLSELALVGWLLYGLSQNDQNVIDDATDMLAELDDQLHREEEAEREASEAAASEADSPEDPEQNPGDGRQGY from the coding sequence GTGACACTAACCCCTTTTCGCCTCGCTGCACTTGCCTCGGCCGCCCTTCCTGACTTTGCCCCCTCGAAGGTCACAATGTTGCCGCACAGCACCGACACTCTGGAAGCACTGGTCAGCGATGACGCGGGTAAACAGGTCACAATTAATGTCGCACTCAACGCGCTCGAAGCCCTACGCGGCGATGCGGAACGGAGCGTGCTCCTGATCCTGACCGACAAGGCGGCGGCAGATCTCCCATTCGCGCTGCCTGAGGTCCTGGGCCAGGCAAGTACCAGCGACGTCGGCTCGCTTCGGTTGAGCAGCAGCGATGATTCAGCGGACACGCATTTCGACGGCGAAGGCCAGGCTTTCATCTTTTCCGCGTTGCCGGGCTCCCCGCTAAGTCTCGAACAGCTGCGGCCGGGCCCCGGACTGACCGCTTCTCTTGGGCGGGCGCTGGCAGCAATTCACGAACTGAATCCGGACATAGTGCGTGATGCCGGTCTGCCCGACTATGACGCAGACAGCTACCGACAGCGCCGACTGGCCGAGGTCGATCAGGCCGCGGCTACCGGGAAAGTACCGGCACGGCTGCTCAACCGGTGGGAAAAGCAATTGGAGAACGTCGCGTTGTGGCGTTTTCAGCCGACGGTCTGCCATGGCGAGCTTTCCGAAGACCGGGTGCGGGCCGAAGGCGACCGCATAGTCGCGGTGACCGGCTGGGCTCAGCTTCGGGTTGCCGATCCAGCCGATGATCTGGCGTGGCTGATCGCGTCCTGTGACGGTACGGTCATCGATTCGATCATGGAGGCGTATTCGCAGGCCCGCGGCGAAGCGCCGGGACCGATGCTACGACGGCGGGCCGAGCTACTCAGCGAGCTTGCCCTGGTTGGCTGGCTGCTCTACGGCCTGAGCCAGAACGATCAGAACGTGATCGACGATGCGACCGACATGTTGGCCGAACTCGACGATCAACTGCATCGGGAAGAGGAGGCCGAACGCGAGGCGTCGGAGGCGGCGGCTTCCGAGGCTGACTCGCCCGAAGACCCGGAACAGAATCCAGGCGACGGACGTCAGGGCTACTGA